One region of Limnospira fusiformis SAG 85.79 genomic DNA includes:
- a CDS encoding MBL fold metallo-hydrolase, with translation MKRRQFIHLAKTSAIVTLAAGFGARWQVSQAQTPSESNLTIRWLGHTSFLFTGDGLRILVNPFRQIGCTAGFGSPKIETDLVLISSRLLDEGSIDGFPNNPALLHEPGVYQFQGTQIQGIRTIKDRERGRRFGQNVAWLWTQGGIRILHMGGLAGPINIEERILIGRPDLLLIPVGGGPKAYTPTEAAAVIASLNPRLVIPTHYKTLAADVNNCDLVPVDNFLDVMTNATIRNVNSDTLTLTRSQLNDDGLTIGVMSYNFNSSASINN, from the coding sequence ATGAAACGGCGACAGTTTATCCACCTAGCTAAAACCAGTGCTATAGTTACCTTGGCTGCGGGATTTGGTGCGCGGTGGCAGGTTTCCCAAGCGCAGACACCCAGTGAATCTAACTTGACTATTCGCTGGCTTGGACATACGAGTTTTCTGTTTACTGGGGATGGTTTGCGGATACTGGTAAATCCGTTTCGACAAATTGGATGTACCGCCGGATTTGGTAGCCCGAAAATAGAGACTGACCTGGTGTTAATTAGCAGTCGGTTACTTGATGAAGGGTCGATTGATGGGTTTCCCAATAATCCGGCGCTATTACATGAACCGGGAGTTTATCAATTTCAAGGAACCCAAATTCAAGGTATTCGCACTATTAAAGACCGTGAAAGAGGTCGCAGGTTTGGTCAGAATGTCGCCTGGTTATGGACTCAGGGTGGTATCAGAATTCTGCACATGGGAGGGTTAGCCGGACCTATTAATATTGAAGAAAGGATTTTGATTGGTCGCCCCGACTTGTTGTTAATTCCTGTGGGTGGAGGTCCGAAGGCTTATACTCCGACGGAAGCGGCGGCGGTAATTGCTTCCCTCAACCCTAGATTAGTGATTCCCACCCACTATAAAACTCTGGCTGCAGACGTGAATAACTGCGATTTGGTTCCGGTTGATAATTTCCTTGATGTGATGACTAATGCAACTATTAGGAATGTTAATAGCGACACTTTAACGTTGACTCGCAGCCAGCTTAATGATGATGGTTTGACTATTGGGGTGATGAGCTATAATTTTAATAGTTCGGCATCAATTAATAATTAA
- a CDS encoding CHAT domain-containing protein, whose translation MLNENQPPIIALRQAQLEMWNSGQWQSPYYWGAFTIQGDWR comes from the coding sequence ATGTTGAATGAGAATCAACCGCCCATTATAGCTTTAAGACAAGCACAATTAGAGATGTGGAATTCCGGTCAATGGCAGTCTCCCTATTATTGGGGTGCGTTTACTATTCAAGGAGATTGGCGGTAA
- a CDS encoding caspase family protein, whose protein sequence is MSNSTRRHFLQFLGAALATLGIDPVLFHRKTQRHRQVLAQSTSRKLALLVGINSYSTQPLIGCVNDIYLQRELLIHRFGFHPQDIYILEDKQATRDGILTAFEEYLIKQAKPGDVVVYHYSGHGSRIFDPQPILREVGSTQQLNGTFVPVDGDLPPGYPNAPGSVKDIMGHTLFLLMSALQTENVTVVLDSCFAGGATREARVRSRDGGQNVLVSDYERSYQQQWLSRLNMSPEEFVNGYRTGVAKGVVLSATAPHQLAREVNVNGFDCGLFSYLLTHYMWNSDSNIQQLFTKIIPEIPKNFYQQPRYEVKVGSGYQLQTPYFINNPNPPAQAVVTQVSGSNAQLWLGGIDLRNVSSGTILTGVNSTGKVRIIDRNGIVAQAEIQEPVTVGTLLHQGG, encoded by the coding sequence ATGAGTAATTCCACTCGCCGTCACTTTCTGCAATTCTTAGGCGCAGCCCTAGCCACCCTAGGAATTGACCCCGTTTTATTTCACCGAAAAACCCAACGCCATCGCCAAGTCTTAGCCCAGAGTACCTCCCGCAAACTCGCCTTACTCGTAGGAATTAACAGCTATTCCACACAGCCCTTAATCGGCTGTGTCAACGACATCTATTTACAGCGAGAATTACTGATTCACCGCTTTGGTTTCCACCCCCAAGACATCTACATATTAGAAGACAAACAAGCCACCAGAGACGGCATTTTAACCGCCTTTGAAGAATACTTAATCAAACAAGCCAAACCCGGAGATGTCGTAGTTTATCACTATTCTGGGCATGGTTCTCGCATTTTTGACCCCCAACCCATTCTCCGAGAAGTGGGAAGTACCCAACAACTCAACGGCACCTTTGTTCCCGTTGATGGCGACTTACCCCCTGGATATCCTAACGCACCAGGAAGCGTCAAAGACATTATGGGGCATACCTTATTTTTATTAATGTCCGCCTTACAGACCGAAAACGTCACCGTTGTATTAGACAGTTGTTTTGCCGGAGGTGCCACCAGAGAAGCGCGAGTCCGGTCTCGTGATGGTGGTCAAAACGTCCTAGTTTCCGACTATGAAAGAAGCTATCAGCAGCAGTGGTTATCACGCTTAAATATGTCCCCAGAAGAATTTGTTAACGGCTACCGCACCGGAGTTGCCAAAGGCGTAGTATTATCAGCCACAGCCCCCCATCAACTAGCGCGGGAAGTGAATGTTAATGGTTTTGACTGCGGCTTATTTAGTTATTTATTAACCCATTATATGTGGAATTCGGATAGTAATATACAACAGCTATTTACCAAAATCATCCCCGAAATTCCCAAAAACTTCTATCAACAGCCCCGTTATGAAGTCAAAGTAGGTAGTGGTTATCAACTCCAAACTCCCTATTTTATCAATAATCCGAACCCACCCGCCCAAGCCGTTGTCACCCAGGTAAGTGGCAGTAACGCCCAATTATGGTTAGGGGGGATTGATTTACGAAATGTCAGCAGTGGCACAATCTTAACCGGGGTAAATAGTACAGGAAAAGTCCGAATAATTGACCGGAATGGCATAGTAGCCCAAGCCGAAATCCAGGAACCAGTAACGGTAGGAACCCTATTGCATCAGGGAGGTTAA
- a CDS encoding DUF3285 domain-containing protein gives MTNPTTTNETTNPETPVSPETTNPETRVSATEGQPSYVKLAMRNMVRKGSKSLFHFFLTTVGLIGLLVGLAYLTR, from the coding sequence ATGACTAACCCGACTACTACGAATGAAACTACTAACCCAGAAACTCCGGTTTCGCCTGAAACTACTAACCCAGAAACTCGGGTTTCGGCGACTGAAGGGCAACCGAGTTATGTGAAACTGGCAATGCGGAATATGGTTAGGAAAGGTTCAAAATCACTATTTCACTTTTTCTTGACTACTGTGGGTCTCATTGGCTTGCTGGTGGGTCTCGCCTATCTTACCCGTTAA
- a CDS encoding DUF29 domain-containing protein codes for MINKPARPHQKAASECGLWFDKLLGGLSDRQGYGYSMKTPNNLYEEDFYLWTQITAEQLKENQFTQVDVAHLIEEIESMGRNEKRELKSRLIVLLMHLLKWHYQPTKRSESWRSTITEQRICIEGLLEDSPSLKPLLTEVFKDCYQKARIKASDETGIKLNFLPKESPFSLEETLESSYLDDER; via the coding sequence TTGATTAATAAACCCGCCCGCCCTCACCAGAAAGCGGCTTCGGAATGTGGTTTATGGTTTGATAAACTTCTAGGCGGGTTGAGCGATCGCCAAGGATATGGGTATTCTATGAAAACACCAAATAATTTATATGAGGAAGATTTTTACCTCTGGACACAAATCACGGCTGAACAGTTAAAAGAAAATCAATTTACTCAAGTTGATGTCGCCCATTTGATTGAAGAAATTGAAAGTATGGGAAGAAATGAAAAACGGGAATTAAAAAGCCGTTTAATTGTGTTGTTAATGCACTTATTAAAATGGCACTATCAACCCACAAAACGCAGTGAGAGTTGGCGCAGCACCATTACAGAACAACGCATTTGTATTGAAGGTTTGTTAGAAGACAGTCCCAGCTTGAAACCTCTACTTACAGAAGTATTTAAAGATTGTTATCAAAAAGCACGTATAAAAGCGTCGGATGAAACAGGGATTAAGTTAAATTTTTTGCCAAAGGAGTCACCCTTTAGTTTAGAGGAAACTTTGGAATCTAGCTATCTTGATGATGAAAGATAA
- a CDS encoding anthranilate synthase component II, which yields MIIVIDNYDSFTYNLVQYLGELGAENPVGDRIEVYRNDGITVEEIRHKKPDGLVISPGPGRPEDAGISLAIIRELGKTLPILGVCLGHQSIGQAFGAKIISAPELMHGKTSPIHHNGKGVFHDLENPFTATRYHSLVIDSQTCPPVLEVTAWVDDGTIMGVQHRHYSHIQGVQFHPESILTTAGKTLIKNFLKSCRLMAVES from the coding sequence TTGATAATCGTCATTGATAACTATGATAGTTTCACCTATAACCTGGTGCAATATTTAGGAGAATTAGGGGCAGAAAATCCGGTAGGCGATCGCATAGAAGTTTACCGAAACGATGGCATCACCGTTGAAGAAATTAGACATAAAAAACCCGATGGTTTAGTCATTTCTCCCGGTCCCGGTCGCCCAGAAGATGCCGGAATTTCCCTAGCCATTATCCGAGAATTAGGTAAAACCTTACCGATTTTAGGGGTATGTCTCGGACATCAAAGCATCGGTCAAGCCTTCGGTGCGAAGATTATCTCAGCCCCAGAGTTGATGCACGGGAAAACCTCCCCCATTCATCATAACGGCAAGGGGGTATTTCACGATTTAGAGAACCCCTTTACCGCGACGCGCTATCATAGTTTAGTCATAGACTCCCAAACCTGTCCACCGGTGCTAGAAGTGACCGCCTGGGTGGATGATGGTACAATTATGGGAGTTCAACACCGCCATTATTCCCATATTCAGGGTGTGCAATTTCACCCGGAAAGCATCTTGACAACGGCTGGGAAAACCTTAATTAAGAACTTCCTAAAGAGTTGTCGGTTAATGGCAGTAGAAAGCTAA
- the galE gene encoding UDP-glucose 4-epimerase GalE, giving the protein MSENQVNVLVTGGAGYIGSHGVLALQRAGYNPIVLDNLVYGHQELVEDVLKVELIQGDTNDRLLLDQLFSSRKIDAVMHFAAYAYVGESVTNPEKYYRNNVVGTLTLLGAMNSAGIDKFVFSSTCATYGVPQIIPIPENHPQNPISPYGASKLMVERILADFDTAYNLRSVSFRYFNAAGADPDGLLGEDHDPETHLIPLTLFTALGKRDHISIFGTDYPTPDGTCIRDYIHVSDLADAHVLGLQYLLSGGKTEFFNLGNGKGFSVQEVIESAREITGREIKTVECDRRPGDPPSLVGTSEKAQEILGWNPQYSQIHDIISHGWQWHQKRHG; this is encoded by the coding sequence GTGTCTGAAAATCAGGTAAATGTCTTGGTTACGGGAGGGGCTGGTTATATCGGTTCCCATGGGGTTTTGGCTTTGCAACGGGCGGGTTATAATCCGATAGTTCTTGATAATTTGGTTTACGGACATCAAGAATTGGTGGAAGATGTGCTGAAGGTGGAATTAATCCAGGGAGATACTAACGATCGCCTTTTATTGGATCAGCTATTTTCTAGCCGGAAAATTGACGCGGTGATGCACTTCGCCGCCTATGCTTATGTGGGAGAGTCGGTAACTAATCCTGAGAAATATTATCGTAATAATGTGGTGGGAACTCTCACACTTTTGGGGGCGATGAACTCGGCGGGAATTGATAAGTTTGTGTTTTCTTCTACCTGTGCGACCTACGGGGTTCCCCAAATTATTCCGATTCCTGAAAACCACCCCCAAAATCCCATTAGTCCCTATGGCGCGAGTAAGCTAATGGTTGAACGAATTTTGGCGGATTTTGACACGGCTTATAATTTGCGATCGGTCAGTTTTCGCTATTTTAATGCTGCTGGCGCTGACCCTGATGGATTACTGGGAGAGGACCACGACCCGGAAACTCATTTAATCCCCCTCACCCTATTTACAGCCCTAGGAAAACGAGATCATATCTCTATTTTTGGAACTGATTATCCGACTCCTGACGGTACTTGTATCCGCGATTATATCCATGTTAGTGATTTGGCAGATGCTCACGTTTTGGGGTTACAATATCTATTGTCGGGGGGGAAAACTGAGTTTTTTAACCTCGGAAATGGTAAGGGTTTCTCGGTTCAAGAAGTGATTGAAAGCGCTAGGGAAATCACGGGACGAGAGATTAAAACGGTAGAATGCGATCGCCGCCCCGGAGACCCCCCCAGTTTGGTGGGAACTAGCGAAAAAGCCCAGGAAATCTTGGGCTGGAATCCTCAATATTCCCAAATTCACGATATCATTAGCCATGGCTGGCAGTGGCATCAAAAACGTCATGGCTAA
- a CDS encoding diacylglycerol kinase family protein — MKAKKNSVSALPTPLGPRSVNYAYIPTTPETKTANHRVSQSWAIANNLLVSFKYAWNGVAYAFRTQRNFRIHTAIGTLAVSLGFWLHLSFVEIAIIGLTISAVMALELLNTAIESVVDLTVGKSYHELARIAKDCAAGAVLISSLAALLVAGVLILPALLTATQLWLQGV, encoded by the coding sequence ATGAAAGCTAAAAAAAACTCTGTTTCGGCACTTCCCACCCCATTAGGTCCTCGGTCTGTCAACTACGCCTATATTCCCACCACCCCAGAGACGAAAACCGCTAACCACCGAGTATCTCAGTCTTGGGCGATCGCCAATAACCTATTGGTTAGCTTTAAATACGCCTGGAATGGTGTGGCTTACGCATTCAGGACCCAGCGCAACTTTCGCATTCATACAGCCATAGGGACTTTAGCGGTCAGTCTCGGTTTCTGGTTGCATCTTAGCTTTGTAGAAATTGCTATTATTGGTTTAACTATCAGCGCGGTCATGGCTTTGGAATTGTTGAACACAGCCATTGAGTCGGTAGTTGATTTAACGGTAGGAAAGTCGTATCATGAATTGGCACGCATTGCTAAGGACTGCGCGGCGGGGGCTGTGTTAATCTCGTCTTTGGCAGCTTTATTAGTGGCGGGAGTGCTGATTTTACCAGCTTTGTTAACGGCAACTCAACTGTGGCTGCAAGGAGTATAG
- a CDS encoding DUF29 domain-containing protein: protein MINKPARPHQKAASECGLWFDKLLGGLSDRQGYGYSMKTPNNLYEEDFYLWTQITAEQLKENQFTQVDVANLIEEIESMGRNEKRELKSRLIVLLMHLLKWHYQPTKRSESWRSTITEQRICIEGLLEDSPSLKPLLTEVFKDCYQKARIKASDETGIKLNFLPKESPFSLEETLESSYLDDER from the coding sequence TTGATTAATAAACCCGCCCGCCCTCACCAGAAAGCGGCTTCGGAATGTGGTTTATGGTTTGATAAACTTCTAGGCGGGTTGAGCGATCGCCAAGGATATGGGTATTCTATGAAAACACCAAATAATTTATATGAGGAAGATTTTTACCTCTGGACACAAATCACGGCTGAACAGTTAAAAGAAAATCAATTTACTCAAGTTGATGTCGCCAATTTGATTGAAGAAATTGAAAGTATGGGAAGAAATGAAAAACGGGAATTAAAAAGCCGTTTAATTGTGTTGTTAATGCACTTATTAAAATGGCACTATCAACCCACAAAACGCAGTGAGAGTTGGCGCAGCACCATTACAGAACAACGGATTTGTATTGAAGGTTTGTTAGAAGACAGTCCCAGCTTGAAACCTCTACTTACAGAAGTATTTAAAGATTGTTATCAAAAAGCACGTATAAAAGCGTCGGATGAAACAGGGATTAAGTTAAATTTTTTGCCAAAGGAGTCACCCTTTAGTTTAGAGGAAACTTTGGAATCTAGCTATCTTGATGATGAAAGATAA
- a CDS encoding fasciclin domain-containing protein, whose translation MAIFSGTNYLGKIAMSLGMGMILSMSVGTGRAIAESSPELQLGWESDQRAEFAQFPSDRVRRAVNQNVMNLLLNDGRFSTLATVLRLTGLMDVLRQEGVFTILAPTDEAFSKLPRTVLENLLKGNNIEQLIRIMRYDGDDSDAITSEELIYRYLATQENLSIPVEVGSETITVEGSHSMDADIQTENALIHVIEQLIILTK comes from the coding sequence ATGGCTATCTTTAGTGGTACGAATTATCTGGGTAAAATTGCTATGTCTCTGGGAATGGGAATGATTCTCAGTATGTCGGTGGGAACTGGGAGGGCGATCGCCGAAAGTTCCCCAGAATTGCAGTTGGGCTGGGAATCAGACCAGCGGGCGGAATTTGCCCAATTTCCAAGCGATCGCGTCAGACGGGCGGTTAATCAAAATGTGATGAATTTACTGCTAAATGATGGCCGTTTTAGTACCCTAGCCACGGTTTTAAGACTGACGGGATTAATGGATGTTCTCCGCCAAGAGGGTGTATTTACTATCTTAGCCCCCACAGATGAAGCCTTTTCTAAACTTCCCAGGACGGTTTTAGAAAACCTCCTCAAAGGTAATAATATCGAACAGTTAATTAGGATTATGAGGTATGATGGAGATGACAGTGATGCCATCACCTCGGAGGAGTTAATATATAGATATTTGGCAACTCAGGAAAATTTGTCGATTCCGGTGGAGGTGGGTTCGGAGACTATCACAGTTGAAGGGTCCCATAGTATGGATGCCGATATTCAGACAGAAAATGCCTTGATTCATGTCATTGAGCAATTAATTATTTTGACCAAATAA
- the ybeY gene encoding rRNA maturation RNase YbeY, whose translation MLLGGEKVQLEVNIEDNFWWGKEGESLRLGELAEKAIAPETWESWFCQWLQQLDPYLPPAKGYELSLRLTDDREIQEFNAQYRQLDEATDVLSFAALETSLVMPAEHLSLHPCYLGDIIISVETAFRQAQQAGHNLTTELAWLTSHGLLHLLGWDHPDDRSLTRMLDQQKALLQTVNLQIGSGYAWESEENLN comes from the coding sequence ATGCTGTTGGGGGGTGAGAAGGTGCAGTTAGAAGTTAATATTGAAGATAATTTCTGGTGGGGGAAAGAGGGAGAGTCTCTGCGCTTGGGGGAACTGGCGGAAAAGGCGATCGCACCAGAAACCTGGGAATCATGGTTTTGTCAGTGGTTACAACAACTTGATCCGTATTTACCCCCGGCTAAGGGATATGAACTTAGTCTGCGTTTGACGGACGATAGGGAAATACAGGAGTTTAACGCCCAATATAGGCAGTTAGACGAGGCTACAGATGTACTATCCTTCGCGGCGCTAGAAACCAGCCTTGTGATGCCAGCAGAACACCTCTCATTGCATCCCTGCTATCTTGGGGATATAATAATTTCAGTGGAAACAGCATTTAGACAGGCACAACAGGCAGGGCATAATCTTACAACCGAGTTAGCATGGTTGACCAGTCATGGCCTATTACACCTACTGGGGTGGGACCATCCCGACGATCGCAGTTTAACTCGAATGTTGGATCAGCAAAAAGCCCTATTACAGACGGTTAACCTGCAAATTGGTTCAGGTTACGCCTGGGAGTCGGAAGAAAATCTGAACTAA
- a CDS encoding CHAT domain-containing tetratricopeptide repeat protein produces MIKPQQLIEIGLITATLSVMLGESVLATSSQLKTNSSSPQPTPIIIAQNSSNSEADRLLNEGFILFQQGTAESLREALEKLQAARELYRAARDKGNEAVTLLGMGRINDLLGEKQTALDYYNQALPLYRAVEDRGGEATTLNNIGLVYDSLGEKQTALDYYNQALPLVRAVEDRGGEATTLNNIGLVYDSLGEKQTALDYLNQALPLRRAVGDRGGEATTLTGIGVVYSDLGEKQTALDYYNQSLPLSRAVGDRGGEATTLTGIGVVYYSLGEKQTALDYYNQALPLFRAVGDRRGEAATLNNIGGVYSSLGEKQTALDYYNQALPLSRAVEDRRGEAATLNNIGAVYSSLGEKQTALDYYNQALPLVRAVGDRGGGAATLTNIGRVYSDLGEKQTALDYYNQALPLRRAVEDRGGEATTLTNMASLQRSQGELTEALVNMEKAINLTEELRSLAPPGELRQTFFSTVQDRYQLYIELLMELHQQNPQKGYDALAFHASERSRARRLLELLAEAGANIREGVDPQLLQQEQSLIQQHNAIEHQRHELTRGQFTTAQIDALTTQSQSLINQLNQLQTQIRVVSPNYANLQYPQPLNLEQVQQQVLDDDTLLLQYYLGEERSFLWAVTKDSITSYILPNSTEIEAVATPYREAINLDNTTTVAQGLALSEILIAPVVNQLNNQRLLIVADGILQFIPFAALPIPSQPDTPLLVEHEIVTASSATLIANQREQLANRPTAAKAVAVIADPIFESNDPRLNSQISSENNPPSLDNLALARATRSLGLGDTAPQLNRLEYSRLEAQNIAELFPENERIKALDFEASRYLATHPNLSQYQIIHFATHGLIHPVNPELSGLVLSLFNPQGESDNGFLRLNDIFNLNLPAELVVLSACQTGLGREVRGEGLVGLTRGFMYAGARRVVVSLWNVNDLATSQLMTRFYQQMLNENQPPIIALRQAQLEMWNSGQWQSPYYWGAFTIQGDWR; encoded by the coding sequence ATGATTAAACCACAGCAACTCATCGAAATAGGATTGATAACAGCCACATTATCCGTGATGCTAGGGGAGTCAGTCTTGGCGACCTCATCACAGCTAAAAACCAATTCATCATCCCCTCAACCAACGCCTATAATTATCGCCCAAAATAGCAGTAATTCTGAAGCGGATAGATTGTTAAATGAGGGATTCATACTATTTCAACAAGGAACCGCCGAATCATTACGAGAAGCCCTAGAAAAGTTGCAAGCCGCCCGCGAACTCTATCGCGCTGCTAGGGATAAGGGAAATGAAGCCGTCACCCTGCTGGGTATGGGGAGAATTAATGATTTATTAGGAGAAAAACAAACAGCCCTAGACTACTACAACCAAGCTTTACCCCTGTATCGGGCTGTGGAGGATAGAGGGGGGGAAGCTACTACTCTCAACAATATTGGCCTTGTGTACGACTCCCTGGGAGAAAAACAAACAGCCCTAGACTACTACAACCAAGCTTTACCCCTAGTAAGGGCTGTGGAGGATAGAGGGGGGGAAGCTACTACTCTCAACAATATTGGCCTTGTGTACGACTCCCTGGGAGAAAAACAAACAGCCCTAGACTACCTTAACCAAGCTTTACCCCTAAGAAGGGCTGTGGGGGATAGAGGGGGGGAAGCTACTACTCTCACCGGTATTGGCGTTGTGTACTCCGACCTGGGAGAAAAACAAACAGCCCTAGACTACTACAACCAATCTTTACCCCTATCAAGGGCTGTGGGGGATAGAGGGGGGGAAGCTACTACTCTCACCGGTATTGGCGTTGTGTACTACTCCCTGGGAGAAAAACAAACAGCCCTAGACTACTACAACCAAGCTTTACCCCTATTCAGGGCTGTGGGGGATAGACGGGGGGAAGCTGCTACTCTCAACAATATTGGCGGTGTGTACTCCTCCCTGGGAGAAAAACAAACAGCCCTAGACTACTACAACCAAGCTTTACCCCTATCAAGGGCTGTGGAGGATAGACGGGGGGAAGCTGCTACTCTCAACAATATTGGCGCTGTGTACTCCTCCCTGGGAGAAAAACAAACAGCCCTAGACTACTACAACCAAGCTTTACCCCTAGTAAGGGCTGTGGGGGATAGAGGGGGGGGAGCTGCTACTCTCACCAATATTGGCCGTGTGTACTCCGACCTGGGAGAAAAACAAACAGCCCTAGACTACTACAACCAAGCTTTACCCCTAAGAAGGGCTGTGGAGGATAGAGGGGGGGAAGCTACTACTCTCACCAATATGGCTTCTCTCCAACGTTCCCAAGGCGAACTCACCGAAGCCCTGGTTAATATGGAAAAGGCGATTAACTTAACTGAAGAACTCCGCAGCCTAGCCCCTCCCGGCGAACTCCGCCAAACCTTTTTCTCCACCGTTCAAGACCGTTATCAATTATATATTGAATTGTTAATGGAACTGCATCAACAAAACCCCCAAAAAGGATATGATGCCCTCGCTTTTCACGCCAGCGAACGTTCTCGCGCCCGCCGCCTTTTGGAACTTCTCGCCGAGGCTGGTGCGAATATTCGTGAAGGCGTAGACCCCCAACTTTTGCAGCAGGAACAAAGCCTAATACAACAACACAATGCCATAGAACATCAACGCCATGAACTCACCCGGGGTCAATTTACCACAGCACAAATCGATGCACTTACAACTCAATCCCAATCTCTCATTAATCAACTCAATCAACTACAAACCCAAATTAGGGTAGTCAGTCCCAACTATGCTAACCTGCAATATCCCCAACCTCTCAACTTAGAACAAGTGCAGCAACAGGTACTTGATGATGATACCTTGCTGTTACAATATTACCTAGGAGAAGAACGCAGTTTTCTCTGGGCGGTGACTAAGGATAGTATCACCAGCTATATTCTGCCCAACTCAACCGAAATCGAAGCCGTAGCTACCCCCTATCGAGAAGCGATTAACCTTGATAATACCACCACAGTAGCACAGGGATTAGCCCTGAGTGAAATCTTGATTGCTCCCGTAGTTAATCAACTGAATAATCAACGGTTATTGATAGTCGCAGATGGGATTTTACAATTCATTCCCTTTGCCGCTTTACCCATACCTTCTCAACCCGATACCCCCCTATTAGTCGAACATGAAATCGTCACCGCTTCCTCAGCTACTCTCATTGCTAATCAACGAGAACAATTAGCCAATCGACCGACGGCTGCCAAAGCTGTTGCGGTGATTGCTGACCCGATTTTTGAATCCAACGACCCGCGCTTAAATTCTCAAATATCCTCCGAAAATAACCCTCCCAGCTTAGATAATTTAGCCTTAGCTAGGGCGACCAGAAGTTTAGGTTTAGGAGATACAGCCCCCCAGTTAAACCGTTTAGAATATAGCCGATTGGAAGCCCAAAATATCGCGGAATTATTCCCGGAAAATGAAAGAATCAAAGCCTTAGATTTTGAGGCTTCCCGCTACCTAGCGACTCACCCCAATTTATCGCAATATCAAATCATCCACTTCGCCACTCATGGGTTAATTCATCCAGTCAACCCGGAATTATCAGGATTAGTGTTATCATTATTTAATCCCCAGGGAGAATCGGATAATGGCTTTTTGCGGTTAAATGATATATTTAACCTAAATTTACCCGCCGAATTAGTGGTATTAAGCGCCTGTCAGACTGGTTTAGGTCGGGAAGTGAGGGGAGAGGGATTAGTGGGTTTAACTCGCGGTTTTATGTATGCAGGAGCGCGGCGAGTGGTGGTGAGTTTATGGAATGTGAATGATTTGGCGACTTCCCAGTTAATGACGAGGTTTTATCAGCAGATGTTGAATGAGAATCAACCGCCCATTATAGCTTTAAGACAAGCACAATTAGAGATGTGGAATTCGGGTCAATGGCAGTCTCCCTATTATTGGGGTGCGTTTACTATTCAAGGAGATTGGCGGTAA